From Actinosynnema mirum DSM 43827, a single genomic window includes:
- a CDS encoding glycoside hydrolase family 3 N-terminal domain-containing protein has protein sequence MANRTADGGSPWRDARLPVADRVGALLSAMTLREKLAQLVGVWVGADPEGGDVAPHQSELTGDPVDWTEVISAGLGQLTRPFGTRPVDPVLGARSLASAQEQITAASRFGIPALVHEECLTGFAAWRATAHPAPLSWGASFRPELVRAMAGRIGASMRAAGVHQGLAPVLDVTRDYRWGRTEETIGEDPLLVGVVATAYVRGLEDAGVVATLKHFAGYSASRAGRNLGPVSIGPRELADVVLPPFAMAVRDGGARSVMNSYSELDGVPSAADAGLLTGLLREGWGFTGTVVADYFSIKFLQTLHGVAGDEEQAAALALRAGIDVELPTVRCYGEPLLRAVSRGDVPEELVDRAVRRVLAQKAELGLLDPDWSPLPESVDSLELDDAGSRTIALELARESVVLLADGGGALPLRPSARVALVGPLADDPMAMLGCYSFPAHIGVHHPDAGLGLEIPTVRDGLRGLGVEVAHAVGCAVDGDDRSGFADAVAAARDADVCVVAVGDRAGLFGRGTSGEGCDATDLTLPGVQAELVREVLATGTPVVLLLITGRPYAVGELVAGSAAAVQAFFPGQLGGRAIAEVLTGAVNPSGRLPVSIPADPSGQPGTYLSAPLGRRTGVSTVDPTPAFPFGHGLSYGGFTWSKPVVSAAEWPVDGEVRVELEVRNTGGVDGSDVVQLYLHDPVASVTRPVVRLVGFAKVDLVAGAAARVVLAVPADVAAFTGLDGRVVVEPGEIRLRVSRSSADVHGELVVDLVGGVREVAHATRRWTATALVEPVRSGGAPERVEPAGSGGAPGALAGAAAGEAAGA, from the coding sequence ATGGCGAACAGGACGGCGGACGGTGGCTCCCCCTGGCGGGACGCGCGCCTGCCGGTGGCCGATCGGGTCGGGGCGCTGCTCTCGGCCATGACGCTCCGCGAGAAGCTCGCCCAGCTCGTGGGCGTCTGGGTGGGGGCCGACCCCGAGGGCGGGGACGTCGCGCCGCACCAGTCCGAGCTGACCGGCGACCCCGTCGACTGGACCGAGGTGATCTCCGCCGGGCTCGGCCAGCTGACCAGGCCGTTCGGCACCAGGCCGGTCGACCCGGTGCTCGGCGCTCGGTCGCTGGCCTCCGCGCAGGAGCAGATCACCGCCGCCAGCCGGTTCGGCATTCCAGCACTGGTGCACGAGGAGTGCCTCACCGGGTTCGCCGCCTGGCGCGCCACCGCGCACCCGGCCCCGCTGTCCTGGGGCGCCTCGTTCCGGCCGGAGCTGGTCCGGGCCATGGCCGGGCGGATCGGCGCGTCCATGCGGGCGGCGGGCGTGCACCAGGGGCTCGCGCCGGTGCTGGACGTGACCCGCGACTACCGCTGGGGGCGCACCGAGGAGACCATCGGCGAGGACCCGCTGCTGGTCGGCGTGGTCGCCACCGCGTACGTGCGGGGGCTGGAGGACGCCGGGGTCGTGGCCACCCTCAAGCACTTCGCGGGCTACTCGGCCTCGCGGGCGGGCCGCAACCTCGGACCGGTGTCCATCGGGCCGCGCGAGCTGGCCGACGTGGTCCTGCCGCCGTTCGCGATGGCGGTGCGCGACGGCGGCGCGCGGTCGGTGATGAACTCCTACAGCGAGCTGGACGGCGTGCCCTCGGCCGCCGACGCCGGGCTGCTGACCGGGCTGCTGCGCGAGGGGTGGGGCTTCACCGGGACCGTGGTCGCCGACTACTTCTCGATCAAGTTCCTCCAGACCCTGCACGGCGTCGCGGGCGACGAGGAGCAGGCCGCCGCGCTCGCCCTCCGCGCGGGGATCGACGTCGAGCTGCCGACCGTGCGCTGCTACGGGGAACCGCTGCTGCGCGCGGTCTCGCGCGGTGACGTCCCGGAGGAGCTGGTGGACCGGGCGGTGCGCCGGGTGCTGGCGCAGAAGGCGGAGCTGGGACTGCTCGACCCGGACTGGTCGCCGCTGCCCGAGTCGGTGGACTCGCTGGAGCTGGACGACGCCGGCTCGCGGACCATCGCGCTGGAGCTGGCGCGCGAGTCGGTGGTGCTGCTGGCCGACGGCGGCGGCGCGCTGCCGCTGCGGCCGTCCGCGCGGGTCGCGCTCGTGGGGCCGCTGGCGGACGACCCGATGGCGATGCTGGGCTGCTACTCGTTCCCCGCGCACATCGGCGTGCACCACCCGGACGCCGGGCTGGGCCTGGAGATCCCGACCGTGCGGGACGGGCTGCGCGGGCTGGGTGTCGAGGTGGCGCACGCGGTGGGCTGCGCGGTCGACGGCGACGACCGGTCCGGGTTCGCCGACGCGGTGGCGGCGGCGCGGGACGCGGACGTGTGCGTGGTGGCGGTGGGCGACCGGGCCGGGCTGTTCGGGCGCGGCACGTCCGGCGAGGGCTGCGACGCGACCGACCTGACCCTGCCGGGCGTGCAGGCGGAGCTGGTGCGGGAGGTGCTGGCGACCGGGACCCCGGTGGTGCTGCTGCTGATCACCGGCCGCCCGTACGCGGTGGGCGAGCTGGTGGCGGGGTCGGCGGCGGCGGTGCAGGCGTTCTTCCCCGGCCAGCTGGGCGGGCGGGCGATCGCCGAGGTGCTGACCGGCGCGGTCAACCCGTCCGGACGACTGCCGGTGAGCATCCCGGCCGATCCTTCCGGGCAGCCGGGGACGTACCTGTCGGCGCCGCTGGGACGGCGCACCGGGGTGTCCACCGTGGACCCGACGCCCGCGTTCCCGTTCGGGCACGGGCTGTCGTACGGCGGGTTCACCTGGTCGAAGCCCGTGGTGTCGGCGGCGGAGTGGCCGGTGGACGGCGAGGTGCGGGTGGAGCTGGAGGTGCGCAACACCGGCGGGGTCGACGGGTCGGACGTGGTGCAGCTGTACCTGCACGACCCGGTGGCGTCGGTGACGCGGCCGGTGGTGCGGCTGGTCGGGTTCGCGAAGGTCGACCTGGTGGCGGGGGCGGCGGCGCGGGTGGTGCTCGCCGTGCCCGCCGACGTGGCCGCGTTCACCGGGCTGGACGGGCGGGTGGTCGTGGAGCCGGGCGAGATCCGGCTGCGGGTGTCCCGGTCGAGCGCGGACGTGCACGGCGAGCTGGTGGTGGACCTGGTGGGCGGGGTGCGCGAGGTGGCGCACGCGACCCGGCGGTGGACGGCGACGGCGCTGGTCGAGCCGGTGCGGTCGGGCGGCGCGCCGGAGCGGGTCGAGCCGGCGGGGTCGGGAGGCGCGCCGGGGGCGCTCGCGGGCGCGGCGGCCGGAGAGGCTGCGGGGGCATGA
- a CDS encoding LacI family DNA-binding transcriptional regulator: MSTSPAPDPEPGHPASITSIAAEAGVSVPTVSKVLNGRPDVAAETRARVEGLIERSGYRRRRARQSSRPALVDLVFHEMNSVWATQIIRGVERAAAEERAAVVLSELGGAHRPPGEWFDDLLARRPLGVILVLAELDEEQRARLTARSIPFVFVDTAGEPPPGVPTVGSTNWAGGLAATRHLISLGHERIAVISGPTTVLCSRARVDGYRSALESGGIPVAPELVRYGDFYVNGGYSHGMDLLTRPDRPTAIFAGSDFQALGVMRAAGELGLSVPGDLSIVGYDDLPVTEWIGPGLTTVRQPLPEMAATAAQMVFTLARGERPAVERIDLATELVVRQSTAPPRG, encoded by the coding sequence ATGAGCACGTCGCCCGCACCGGACCCGGAGCCCGGCCACCCCGCCTCGATCACCTCGATCGCGGCCGAGGCCGGGGTGTCCGTCCCGACCGTCTCCAAGGTCCTCAACGGAAGGCCCGACGTGGCCGCCGAGACCAGGGCGCGGGTCGAGGGCCTGATCGAGCGCAGCGGCTACCGGCGCAGGCGCGCCCGCCAGTCGTCCCGGCCCGCGCTGGTCGACCTGGTGTTCCACGAGATGAACTCGGTGTGGGCCACGCAGATCATCCGGGGCGTCGAGCGCGCCGCCGCCGAGGAGCGCGCCGCCGTGGTGCTGTCCGAGCTGGGCGGCGCGCACCGGCCGCCCGGCGAGTGGTTCGACGACCTGCTCGCCCGCCGCCCGCTCGGCGTGATCCTGGTGCTGGCGGAGCTGGACGAGGAGCAGCGGGCCCGGCTGACCGCGCGCAGCATCCCGTTCGTCTTCGTGGACACCGCGGGCGAACCGCCGCCGGGCGTGCCCACCGTCGGTTCCACCAACTGGGCGGGCGGGCTGGCCGCCACCCGGCACCTGATCTCGTTGGGGCACGAGCGGATCGCGGTGATCTCCGGGCCGACCACCGTGCTGTGCAGCCGGGCCCGCGTCGACGGCTACCGCAGCGCGCTGGAGTCCGGCGGCATCCCGGTCGCGCCGGAACTGGTGCGGTACGGCGACTTCTACGTCAACGGCGGCTACTCGCACGGCATGGACCTGCTCACCCGCCCCGACCGGCCGACGGCCATCTTCGCCGGGTCGGACTTCCAGGCGCTGGGCGTGATGCGCGCGGCGGGCGAGCTGGGGCTGTCGGTCCCCGGCGACCTGTCGATCGTGGGCTACGACGACCTGCCCGTCACCGAGTGGATCGGGCCCGGCCTGACCACGGTCCGCCAACCGCTGCCCGAGATGGCGGCGACGGCCGCGCAGATGGTGTTCACGCTGGCGCGCGGCGAGCGGCCCGCCGTGGAGCGGATAGACCTCGCGACGGAGCTGGTGGTGCGCCAGAGCACCGCGCCGCCGCGCGGCTGA
- a CDS encoding DUF2203 domain-containing protein, which translates to MGLFTVDEAKAELTALMPVLDEIVALRADAAELAASRADGGSPSPLGGLPELKAAQARLDELMTAVQDTGAELKGFAPLLVDFPADLDGVPVLLCWLEGDRALEWYHRADIGFAGRRRLP; encoded by the coding sequence GTGGGACTGTTCACCGTGGACGAGGCCAAGGCCGAGCTGACCGCCCTCATGCCCGTGCTCGACGAGATCGTCGCCCTGCGCGCCGACGCCGCCGAGCTGGCCGCCTCGCGCGCCGACGGGGGCTCGCCGTCGCCGCTGGGCGGGTTGCCCGAGCTGAAGGCGGCCCAGGCCCGGTTGGACGAGCTGATGACCGCCGTGCAGGACACCGGGGCCGAGCTGAAGGGGTTCGCCCCGCTGCTGGTCGACTTCCCCGCCGACCTGGACGGCGTCCCGGTGCTGCTGTGCTGGTTGGAGGGCGACCGGGCGCTGGAGTGGTACCACCGGGCCGACATCGGGTTCGCCGGGCGGCGCAGGCTCCCTTGA
- a CDS encoding acetylxylan esterase yields the protein MPLFDLPLDQLRDHRPDVPEPAGFDAFWKSTMDDARSREPLLSLDPVDTGLTLLRTWDVAFTGFGGHPIRAWYSRPHGDEPLPAVVEYLGYGRGRGLPQERLLWPCAGYAHLLVDTRGQGGQHGSGGDTPDPVGSGPSTPGFLTRGVEDPETAYLRRALTDAARAVDAAAVLPGVDPARIAVVGNSQGGGFAIAAAGLSGGASALLASAPLLCHIARNVLITDAHPYGEIVQYLSVRRHLAERALDTLSHFDAVHFARRTTVPALFATGLRDTICPPSGVFAAFNALAGDDTEIAVYPFNHHEHGEAVHAERQVRWLGERFRPAPAR from the coding sequence GTGCCCCTGTTCGACCTCCCGCTCGACCAGCTGCGCGACCACCGGCCCGACGTCCCCGAGCCCGCCGGGTTCGACGCCTTCTGGAAGTCCACCATGGACGACGCCCGCTCGCGCGAACCGCTGCTGTCCCTGGACCCCGTCGACACCGGCCTGACCCTCCTGCGCACCTGGGACGTCGCCTTCACCGGCTTCGGCGGCCACCCGATCCGCGCCTGGTACTCCCGCCCGCACGGCGACGAACCGCTGCCCGCGGTCGTGGAGTACCTCGGCTACGGCCGGGGGAGGGGTCTGCCGCAGGAGCGGCTGCTGTGGCCGTGCGCCGGGTACGCGCACCTGCTGGTCGACACGCGCGGTCAGGGCGGCCAGCACGGCAGCGGCGGCGACACCCCCGACCCGGTCGGCTCCGGCCCGTCGACGCCGGGTTTCCTGACCAGGGGCGTCGAAGATCCGGAAACCGCTTACCTGCGCCGGGCGCTGACCGACGCGGCCCGCGCGGTGGACGCCGCCGCCGTCCTCCCCGGCGTCGACCCGGCCCGGATCGCGGTGGTGGGCAACAGCCAGGGCGGCGGGTTCGCCATCGCCGCCGCCGGGCTCAGCGGCGGCGCGTCCGCCCTGCTGGCGAGCGCGCCGCTGCTGTGCCACATCGCCCGCAACGTGCTGATCACCGACGCGCACCCGTACGGCGAGATCGTCCAGTACCTCTCGGTCCGCAGGCACCTCGCCGAGCGCGCCCTGGACACCCTGTCCCACTTCGACGCGGTCCACTTCGCCCGCCGCACCACCGTCCCCGCGCTGTTCGCGACCGGGCTGCGCGACACCATCTGCCCGCCTTCGGGTGTGTTCGCCGCGTTCAACGCGCTGGCCGGGGACGACACCGAGATCGCCGTCTACCCGTTCAACCACCACGAGCACGGTGAGGCCGTGCACGCCGAGCGCCAGGTCCGCTGGCTGGGCGAGCGGTTCAGGCCAGCGCCAGCACGATGA
- a CDS encoding Clp protease N-terminal domain-containing protein has product MPKINVYLPDDLAETVRALNVPVSAICQRALEQSARRVAAIRATDPADLSALDGARATDRFRGALRLAVGRATGEVGTSDLLHGLLSEGDNLALRVLPTLDVDVAALRRAVPERPGATGGSSWSAEAASALELAVVEALGLGHNYVGCEHLLLGLVVEPDGGGGRALREAGADVRSVRRAVTAALSGYEQLRANTPATDQDAALAAVTGLVRRELAPLVERISRLEQRG; this is encoded by the coding sequence ATGCCGAAGATCAACGTCTACCTGCCGGACGACCTGGCCGAGACCGTGCGCGCGCTGAACGTTCCGGTCTCCGCGATCTGCCAGCGCGCGCTGGAGCAGTCCGCGCGCCGGGTCGCCGCAATCCGCGCCACCGACCCCGCCGACCTGTCCGCGCTCGACGGGGCCCGCGCCACCGACCGGTTCCGGGGCGCGCTGCGGCTGGCCGTCGGGCGCGCCACCGGCGAGGTCGGCACCTCCGACCTGCTGCACGGCCTGCTGTCCGAGGGCGACAACCTCGCGCTGCGCGTGCTGCCCACCCTCGACGTGGACGTCGCCGCGCTCCGCCGGGCCGTCCCCGAGCGGCCCGGCGCCACCGGGGGGTCGAGCTGGAGCGCGGAGGCCGCGAGCGCGCTGGAGCTGGCCGTGGTGGAGGCGCTGGGGCTCGGGCACAACTACGTGGGCTGCGAGCACCTGCTGCTCGGGCTGGTCGTCGAGCCCGACGGCGGCGGCGGGCGGGCGCTGCGCGAGGCCGGGGCGGACGTGCGGTCGGTGCGGCGGGCGGTGACCGCCGCGCTGAGCGGGTACGAGCAGCTGCGCGCCAACACGCCCGCGACCGACCAGGACGCCGCGCTCGCCGCCGTGACCGGGCTGGTGCGGCGGGAGCTGGCGCCGCTGGTGGAGCGGATCAGCAGGTTGGAGCAGCGGGGGTGA